The genomic region GACGAACACCACATACCATTCAATCGCGAAATGTGGGTGGGCATGATGGTCGAAGTGCCGGCAGCTGTGCTGATGATCGATCGCTTTGTAGAAGAGGTAAATTTTGTGAGCATTGGCACGAATGACCTGGTTCAGTATTCGTTGGCCGTGGACCGCGGTAACAAGGATGTGGCCGGGCTGTACAACAGTTGCGATCCGGCTGTCCTGCGATTGATCAATATGACCATTCTGGCCGCGCAGCGCGCTAACATTCCTGCGAATTTGTGCGGTCGCATGAGCAGCAGCACGACGTACACGCAACTATTGCTCGGTTTAGGTTTGCGGCAATTCGGCGTGGCGCCGGGCGCCATTCCAGAAGTAAAACGAGTCATCCGTGCCACCAATATTCCGCAGTGTGAAGCGATTGCCCAAAAAGCGCTGAGCATGGAAAACGCCCGCGACATTAAGGCATTTTTGCGTGATGAATTAAAGAAAGTTGCCTCGGATTAAATAGCGACATGATCCGTCAGCGAGTACGAATTCGTTTCACCAAGCAAGATGATCTGCGTTGGATCAGCCATCGAGATCTTATGCGCGTGTGGGAACGATTGTTTCGTCGGGCCGGGGTAGCATTGAGCATGACGGAAGGCTTTCATCCCAAGCCGAGAATCAATATGCCTTCGGCGTTGGCTGTCGGTATTGCCGGCTCGGACGAGTTGTTGGAAATTGATTTGGCCGAAGAGTATACAGCCGATACCCTGAAGGCAGCTATCGGGCCAGAACTGCCACCAGGAATAAATATTGGCGCAATCGACGTATTAGCAGCGCCTGATCGAAAGGCACAAGTGAAGTTTGTGACATTTGAAGTAGCGATTCCACCCAAATGGCAATCTCCTTTGGTCGAGCGTATTGCGTGGTTGACAGGCCACGCATCGTTCCCTATTCAGCGCAAGGGGCGCACGACCCCTTTGGACTTGCGGCCATTGATTGCCAGCCTCTTATTGCATCACGGTGTCCTACAGATGCGGCTGCGAGTCGATGGTGAAGGCAGTGCCAGGCCACGAGAAATACTCCAAGCGCTGCAAATCGAAAATTTAGAGTATGAAGGTTTTTTTCTTACCCGCACACGTGTGGAGGTGGAGTAGCCCAATACGGCTGGCGACATCAAATTGATGTAGCCTTAAGTTCCATCCCACCCAACTAGAAAGATTTGGAAATGAAACAGGAAATGTTAATCAACGTGTCGCAGCCCGAAGAATGTCGGATTGCAATCGTTGAAGACGGTCTTTTGGAGGAGTTATATATCGAACGCGCAAATGCTGACAATTATGTCGGAAATATATACAAAGGGCGCGTGGTCAACATTGAACCCAGTATCCAAGCAGCATTTGTCGATTTTGGCGTTGGGCGCAACGGTTTTCTGCATATTAGCGACGTGGAATCGCAGTATTTTCGTCAGGGTGGTTATGATGCTGATAAGCCGATCGAGTTCGGCGGTCGAGGCGGATTTGGCCATGAGGAGCAACGCCATAATGAGGAACAACGTCGTCATGAAGCATTGGCGGGTGAAGGCGCGGCTCCTGCTTCGGATGCCGTGGTTGTGAAGGAGGAAGACGAAGATTTCGACGAAGATGGCCCGCGCCGCAAAGATTCCCAGCGCCGTGGTCCTCGTTATGGCGCTCGGCCGCGCATTAAACCGCCAATTCAAGATATTTTGCGCCGCGGCGATGAACTGCTGGTGCAAGTAATCAAAGAAGGGATCGGCACCAAAGGACCGACGCTGTCGACTTACATTAGCATTCCCGGACGTTATCTGGTGCTGATGCCGGCGCTGGGGCGGGTGGGTGTTTCGCGAAAGATCGAAGATGATGAAGCGCGCCGTAAACTCCGCGATATCATGCTGGAGTTGAATCCGCCACGGGGTTTGGGTTTTATTGTGCGGACGGCCGGCGTCGATCGCACAAAAAAAGAAATCTCGCGAGATTTAGCGTACCTATTGCGGTTGTGGAAAGTAATTACGCGGCGGATCAAAAAAAGCACCGCTCCGGTCACCATTTACGAAGAAAGCGACATGATCATCCGCACCATTCGCGATATCTTCACGGGGGAGGTCGATTCGATTTTTATCGACGAATCTTCCGCTCACGATCGTGCCAAGGAATTCTTACAAATTGTGATGCCGCGTTATGTCAGCCGTTTGCAGTTGTACAGCGGTAAAGAACCGTTGTTCCACAAATACAATATCGAAAGCGAAATTGCTAAAATCCATCAGCGAAAAGTGCCACTCAGGCAAGGTGGTTCCATTGTAGTCGATCAAACGGAAGCACTCGTGGCCATCGATGTCAACAGCGGCAACTTTCGCGCTGACGATAGCGCCGAAGAAACCGCCTATCAAATGAATTTGCTTGCCGCAAGGGAAATCGCTCGCCAATTACGCCTGCGCGATTTGGGTGGAGTAATTGTTAACGATTTCATCGACATGCGTAAGGAACGGCATCGCCGTAATGTGGAACGAGCGTTACGTGAAGCGATGAAGCGCGATCGGGCGCGCACAAAAATCCTTCGTACAAGTCCATTCGGTTTAATCGAAATGACGCGACAGCGCATTCGACCTAGCTTGAAGCGCAGCGTCTATAAAGATTGTCCTGCCTGCAGCGGCACCGGTGTGGTGAAAACCGCCGAAAGTATGGCGATTGAAGTCGTACGACTCTTGATGTTTGCCGCCCAGCGCGAAGGGGTAGCCCGGGTTTCGGTAACAGTGGCTGAAGACGTTGCCAATTATCTACACAACAAAAAACGGCGGGAAATTGCCCATTTGGAAGATCAAGGCAATATGACCATACAAGTTTACGGCAAGGAAGAAGCCGCGCCGGAGCATTTGGTTATCGAATGTTTTGACTCTGCCGGCCGGGAAATTAAGCTTCCGCTGGGCCCTTGGACCTCGACCATGGCTTGAAATTCCGCTACATTGACGTATTCGCAATTAATTGAAAGAAACCCAGCAAATAGATTACTCGCGGAGACCGCCCATGTACGCCATTGTGACCGACGGTTCTAAACAACTCAAAGTAGAAGAAGGACAGGTCCTAAACATTGACTATCGCCCACTACCCGCTGGCGAGACGATTATTTTCGATCGGGTATTGGCTGTCGGCGGTGAAGCAGCCGGTACGGCTCGCATCGGGCAACCCATCGTAAGCGGAGCCAGTGTCGCAGTCGAAGTATTAGGTCCTACCCAAGGCGAAAAATTGGTCGTGCAAAAATTTCGCCGCCGCAAGAATTCCAAGCGTCGCACCGGTCACCGTCAGCTACACACGCAGGTCAAAATCAGCAAAATTCTCGGCTAATTCATAAAGCGAGGCTGAAAACAATATGAATTCAGTGCTGTTGCCGCATTGTTTCGCTTCTTGTGCCGAATAATTTGGCTTGCGGATTTCAAGATCTCCGTTCCTCCCGAATTGAGGCCGCAGCCAGTGTAACTGATCCCGGTCTGCGAGCAATCCGTAATGTGCACAGTTGAAAGTGGTGCTCGTGGCGAGGGATTAGTGAGCCGCAACCATGAGGGAGCGGTTGATATGGTTTGGATGGTTTGGAGATTCTGGTATCGAGTAGTTAGTGGTTAGGAGCTGGTGGCTAGTGCCGTCGTCGGTTAATTGTAGCGGCATCCACAGTGTTGGAGGTAGTTGCGGCATTCGCTTTCGGTGAATAGATCGAGTACTTTGCCGCAGAGTTGCCAAAGTTTGTCGGTGGTTCGCTGGGCACCATCGCGGAGC from Pirellulales bacterium harbors:
- a CDS encoding TIGR03936 family radical SAM-associated protein; translated protein: MIRQRVRIRFTKQDDLRWISHRDLMRVWERLFRRAGVALSMTEGFHPKPRINMPSALAVGIAGSDELLEIDLAEEYTADTLKAAIGPELPPGINIGAIDVLAAPDRKAQVKFVTFEVAIPPKWQSPLVERIAWLTGHASFPIQRKGRTTPLDLRPLIASLLLHHGVLQMRLRVDGEGSARPREILQALQIENLEYEGFFLTRTRVEVE
- a CDS encoding Rne/Rng family ribonuclease — encoded protein: MKQEMLINVSQPEECRIAIVEDGLLEELYIERANADNYVGNIYKGRVVNIEPSIQAAFVDFGVGRNGFLHISDVESQYFRQGGYDADKPIEFGGRGGFGHEEQRHNEEQRRHEALAGEGAAPASDAVVVKEEDEDFDEDGPRRKDSQRRGPRYGARPRIKPPIQDILRRGDELLVQVIKEGIGTKGPTLSTYISIPGRYLVLMPALGRVGVSRKIEDDEARRKLRDIMLELNPPRGLGFIVRTAGVDRTKKEISRDLAYLLRLWKVITRRIKKSTAPVTIYEESDMIIRTIRDIFTGEVDSIFIDESSAHDRAKEFLQIVMPRYVSRLQLYSGKEPLFHKYNIESEIAKIHQRKVPLRQGGSIVVDQTEALVAIDVNSGNFRADDSAEETAYQMNLLAAREIARQLRLRDLGGVIVNDFIDMRKERHRRNVERALREAMKRDRARTKILRTSPFGLIEMTRQRIRPSLKRSVYKDCPACSGTGVVKTAESMAIEVVRLLMFAAQREGVARVSVTVAEDVANYLHNKKRREIAHLEDQGNMTIQVYGKEEAAPEHLVIECFDSAGREIKLPLGPWTSTMA
- the rplU gene encoding 50S ribosomal protein L21, which codes for MYAIVTDGSKQLKVEEGQVLNIDYRPLPAGETIIFDRVLAVGGEAAGTARIGQPIVSGASVAVEVLGPTQGEKLVVQKFRRRKNSKRRTGHRQLHTQVKISKILG